The following coding sequences are from one Saccopteryx bilineata isolate mSacBil1 chromosome 3, mSacBil1_pri_phased_curated, whole genome shotgun sequence window:
- the TEX101 gene encoding testis-expressed protein 101 yields the protein MGAPRARGPLLLCLLGAALTLAQDMYCHKSVAMTVEEDLSRTFTWGAETVETCDNGAFCQESVLLVKSGARTAILATKSCISEGTESVTFIQHSPPPGIMIASYSSYCENPLCNNKNSLPDLWDLHVTPDPNVSKTLYCPTCVALGTCLSAPSLPCPNGTTRCYQGRLRVAGGNVDSTVEVKGCTSVTGCRLMSGIFTVGPMWVKEICPYQSLAQIQKSENGATSLAFSIGRLELLLLLLL from the exons ATGGGAGCCCCGCGCGCCCGCGGCCCGCTGCTGCTCTGTCTGCTGGGAGCCGCCCTGACGC TGGCGCAAGATATGTATTGTCACAAGAGTGTAGCTATGACGGTAGAGGAGGATCTCAGCCGTACCTTCACCTGGGGCGCAGAGACAGTTGAGACTTGTGACAATGGGGCGTTCTGCCAGGAATCCGTGCTGCTGGTGAAATCCG GGGCCAGGACAGCGATTTTGGCCACTAAGAGCTGCATCTCTGAAGGGACAGAATCAGTAACCTTTATCCAGCACTCCCCACCCCCCGGCATAATGATAGCCTCCTACAGCAGCTACTGTGAGAATCCCctttgcaacaacaaaaacagcttACCTGACTTGTGGGATCTGCACGTGACCCCAG ATCCCAACGTGTCCAAAACCCTCTATTGCCCAACCTGTGTGGCTTTGGGGACCTGTTTAAGTGCACCTTCACTTCCCTGTCCCAATGGTACAACTCGATGCTATCAAGGAAGACTTCGGGTTGCTGGAG GGAATGTTGACTCAACTGTGGAAGTCAAAGGCTGTACATCCGTAACTGGCTGCAGGCTTATGTCTGGGATCTTTACAGTAGGACCCATGTGGGTAAAAGAAATATGTCCATACCAATCTCTTGCTCAAATCCAGAAGAGTGAAAATGGAGCCACCAGTCTTGCCTTTTCAATTGGGAGGTTAGAGCTACTGCTGCTACTATTGCTGTAA